A DNA window from Anaerocolumna sp. AGMB13020 contains the following coding sequences:
- a CDS encoding transglutaminase domain-containing protein, which translates to MMKKRSTISIFVFTMLFSIGFLFTNQAFIASASAKSTAISLNTTSTYLTKGETTTLKVSGTTKKIIWTSMNKNIATVTSSGKVTAVGYGSTFIKASVSNKSYKCKITVINPAKIAFEPAYTTVFVNGTGVSLNPVSGTYTAAELEKLGINYKVTGNSTVKISSTGLVTAALAGKFEIIASVHGKKIQTIAMNAAAYDGFTVPDLWLETNIEEYVGFAKDILPLMKDVEIVSTNNEIAVAEKSYHIDLNSNYKRCEGIYIKGIKEGTCYIKVTVAGITKELKVVVGDGYEKLDPVDAIKSNNLSGYTGKELITMTAVRKLLEDNNLFSATLSDREKVKILQTYLNSTYTGKFVDDTYTDLISGVILTGSGVCASYAETFCFLSECIGIEVYYCIGSADNRSGIGFAGHAWNKVKLDGTWYYIDSYWNAGLNSFKYFLSENLWEDHRLIEEGYFSVIMNSGVPPYSNSLE; encoded by the coding sequence ATGATGAAAAAACGATCTACCATCAGTATCTTTGTTTTTACAATGCTTTTCTCAATCGGGTTTCTATTTACTAATCAAGCATTTATCGCATCTGCTTCAGCAAAATCTACTGCAATCTCATTAAATACTACAAGTACATACCTGACAAAAGGTGAAACCACAACCTTAAAAGTATCAGGGACAACCAAGAAAATTATCTGGACTTCTATGAACAAAAACATTGCAACAGTTACAAGTTCAGGAAAAGTAACGGCTGTCGGTTATGGAAGCACCTTTATTAAGGCATCTGTAAGTAATAAAAGTTATAAATGTAAAATAACTGTAATAAATCCTGCAAAGATAGCTTTTGAACCTGCTTATACTACTGTATTCGTAAATGGAACTGGAGTAAGTCTGAATCCCGTATCTGGCACCTACACGGCAGCTGAGTTGGAAAAGTTAGGGATTAACTATAAAGTTACCGGTAATTCAACTGTAAAAATCAGCAGTACAGGGCTGGTCACAGCTGCTTTGGCGGGAAAGTTTGAAATTATTGCCTCTGTACATGGTAAAAAGATTCAGACTATTGCAATGAATGCGGCAGCTTATGATGGATTTACGGTTCCGGATTTATGGCTTGAAACAAATATTGAGGAATATGTAGGTTTTGCTAAAGATATACTGCCGCTTATGAAGGATGTTGAAATCGTCTCAACAAACAATGAAATCGCGGTAGCAGAAAAAAGTTATCATATAGATCTAAACAGTAATTATAAACGCTGTGAAGGTATTTACATAAAAGGAATCAAAGAAGGAACCTGCTACATAAAAGTTACTGTTGCGGGTATCACAAAAGAGTTAAAAGTTGTTGTCGGTGACGGATATGAAAAACTGGATCCTGTTGATGCAATCAAAAGCAATAATCTGAGTGGTTATACAGGGAAAGAATTAATTACGATGACAGCTGTCAGAAAGTTATTAGAGGATAATAACCTGTTTTCTGCGACCCTGAGCGACAGAGAAAAAGTTAAGATCTTACAGACTTATCTGAACTCAACTTATACCGGCAAATTTGTCGATGATACTTATACGGATCTAATATCTGGTGTTATATTGACTGGTAGTGGAGTATGTGCCTCCTATGCAGAAACCTTTTGTTTCCTTTCTGAATGTATTGGAATAGAAGTATATTATTGTATTGGAAGTGCGGATAACCGAAGCGGAATTGGCTTCGCAGGCCATGCATGGAATAAGGTGAAGCTTGATGGAACCTGGTATTATATAGATTCTTATTGGAATGCAGGACTTAACAGTTTTAAATATTTCTTATCGGAAAATCTATGGGAGGATCATAGATTAATTGAAGAAGGATATTTTTCTGTAATTATGAATAGCGGAGTACCACCTTATAGCAATTCCTTGGAATAA
- a CDS encoding glycine rich domain-containing protein: protein MFHNFKVVLRKMFGVKSNSRKFKFFLLGIIFLCCFSGFLIWKNINAYSNDGYAVGSNGSAVLPRTTSGDIDIWPITEPVFIVQLYSKIDGLSTDNGSYDGLVESIKTVIPYATEDAMWLCSNLLSDYLIRHDFHTSEQVYFARKTSLSLTQLNLVGGRSNPDALGRIKYLSRNKNTTFGGNINQGVFYKEILDLFIANNRSMALLSNDSEFLKYLNTDDESKIKNSLELWSYITDVAVIPVGGGSEYKIYIKEKIDEFLHVKELYEAGLDFNKWNDSSTSKFTTNGYTITAADCFNLRYLDLLMTLNIISNNKTYWTDGIKSFMTDNNGSSNISITQGIIGRLKSVSTEGGNVNPATVFMSCNDLTQDAYRVQKNYNLSDLISSKTVFESVNKTDYNNRLKAAVSLSESKTFYNDSIYSSNIISRVIAERVKSDDNNTLRWGSSNNPLNLSGFLKFNFKDDTWDGTNWVLEPPITTLAINYEANLTYNSKDLDKINKKTKKEYRKDNSIIDLVKYYVDRRARQQQTVITDDDVNLQVTLKALTSQGNSPGQENAIDEWATFIKKNNITQFRLLIKLNRSFNGTAFTSIPMEGRDFKQKYTNNVEWCTSTDWEIVTAEKFLDLLRGKTPLGQWSDDTISKLKLSDKEEKDIIYSAKVYIQYKATDQKWYYTTGKADETAEKDLSEGEDRISDARLTNKVEIKYTWSKLPISLYYPTSSWHSEEPALAYAELKEGSIYNETFEAMAGVPSTRTLYFSSGGNEFMVDLRVDYEPDRTAIREYISHYNGTECEYKENDQLKGGTGTYTKTETFVGDSSGRTVSKSVVAESSKIVEPAGSKTKNISVNNHTSNTELWAEWKGNIVNSTKEPADNGKFDPGKPGNPCAGLGFDPGSLRTKAEPSTSWEVDTYNQNLEQAISWAKAMEATNSTYTVQKIADSDGHTRQYQVGNAVITVTLNGGANSYTNTTQRSYSGGNYTSSSATGASLTSSDKGRLGNGWGWNAGKLGVGSGYSDCGHGHDASGWHVEPKEAVPPDENGNGGSPAVPGVKHSHNCGNYTPGQDITQGASGTIEYTIKVTFQNGTLKAENYDGNSSDVTASIQTGLTGIPAHALCGPCCIHDLPAIEDVWYQEVAYDTIQITKCNVYKVEKGYVTDMSEITYDSDKNLIASITQGDPNIFYNIAADNQPVFRDEKITNASKIGRIRYSLQEAQGDRVYYEEMSKGAEKRTNKCDGLSRVQSPQNPAPLAKKGHELGFASGILYSNGITSGYGNAPGISITTEDFISDNKATSATLKQAYMNKLDAKDLLTDEWKRFYTRRTQEVTATVISDMLLLQTSSGDQSPVYYEEITKAKAQEDFPSLQASGDVKKASTQDEIDRKWMKMWENNKFTFADTRPDGINIGSYNGKYNVTAAKYQGTGKREKIITRFDKDMAIFSSPADELGLATVRSSQSFSKPVYGAANISSPGKSQARMDRVTDLRIYIDKIKQNPINENAQYETGESFVFYRPVLKYKLTGEEAKLITGEEVIKDVFSEAENTVLKEAGYQYGPGLLYNSKYSAYDDGLEYKVNNIIVLDAVSTQNAMIVKSEVEDQRTEEGIVKDAMDTLKALEKCPGTPELCEYRYLSCKYTLDTTSLSFTFEDKITGKSNTGEKDIYSSYDGQMIASSIKNKDGAFPAYELPNGIELTLNDSSYSGFGTGGFLKITGNGTRLQLPFNDCKISRNGSSRVQISADVFIPARPENNMMLFSIGGVGLYLPRGGSSPAFITSKEKTRAGTVTNIVGRKVKITVTFSLGSLYDCELEIDGVKVISQITSGVTEEQITEAAITDEMRGSSVNMGSWDFDNSFLANFYLDNVIVKRCGGILEHTASCYMTYKKERSFYQDTFNGITSLNKSIDWTRSQDDGYSYGVITSFSKHVHDTSCLTQSSEGLQIALAEAREGNWDTLKKELGNELFEKLVSKFKIDVSSGRTGNLKSGDILNYSYSGNVQTVILPKGVYTLETYGAKGGNDSTAGGNGGYAKGTLTLLKASNLYLQVGGQGASSASGSGGGYNGGGHAGTVGSSGGGGGATSIATVNGSLSSLLKNNETRNKVLLVAGGGGGAGNNHTVTTNTPSTISYTGNTSYTTRNGTLAKSFIAAGNGTVTFRSTDFTSDPYGFIYVYDSTGALRSSTSDDDSGGSLHFACSATVYQGDRVEFYAGAYRASGSCNWKIEYTVFSSTTTYFVGAGGSGGGSVGGNGGEVYNAQYNGIGGSSASYYDLGQGQSHTGDGGGGGGGYYGGFAAAADAGGGGGSGYVSSQLTGGALNNGINSGNGRIVITVLEANRFPDETELFQFIKSEMRLIPDRVTTNGETIVNPIWDCRLINNTEKTYTVETLLTCMEPHHSGGHYDYSNDICWSACEKDANHKTTIEETIDANGVKVEQAAYITLDNFFKVYFPNTGDFYGNGAYGIPEPVISRGRGYSQDMDTTEWTREKYVKFDYDVLYERNGVWENHTAGEWISLEIVDKTTTRKYALSDGTTLNLQGMTYLFDMTRNLLNYNGGSTTLLEGGTLAIIDGKIFELNNDGTVNVSAPKTEYNFYCLLANDEVSCAEVQYAVEGINYNRQSSKEMPYASDGRYQNEFSVYNYGNLYATNKQRFSNFTAKHTAAKLAYLDIVGRIGNFIIEDTDDMRFSNFFKKPIAENRSDWFIEGIISSVDSSTTENYLSWHRNSAGYPLAADVRGEQVNEANGYYNTWGTQGWTVKANSQSMGVSADKNTKAALQDQQLKLGYNVMFDITTLGNYNQYLQVIPYFYALNTSTNEMIPVDVYISDDGVTRPINYFGLYSEYMDDNGNYQKGYEELSKNLYRYNMYLNWTNEAARRNYTSGGMESQVTDQVRDYFAEEIYGADGEITGYKYLTVPYGNYFNLGTIQCLQPGRRARTFVGNSIVTAIRQQAARLGITVNGINGGMETNLNRAYRNEMFYRQAQRWHLTLGLPSSAVFTAYREKGVHITPEDEWYETSYIQEGKTKTKQFSKVFLLSKTGNKESAIGNTFWLEGIEYTITGKYSAGKEFNGNNDYVIIMTADIKGIGEVWNLKYETGDDNGNITIRGSKYHFDSSIPTFIAAYDTVSSLVDISTEHTH, encoded by the coding sequence ATGTTTCATAATTTCAAAGTAGTTTTAAGAAAGATGTTTGGCGTTAAAAGCAACAGCAGGAAATTTAAGTTTTTTTTATTAGGAATAATATTCCTATGCTGTTTTTCCGGTTTTTTGATATGGAAGAATATCAATGCATACAGTAATGACGGTTATGCGGTCGGTTCTAATGGTAGCGCGGTGCTTCCCCGTACTACAAGTGGAGATATTGATATCTGGCCCATAACAGAACCAGTGTTTATTGTGCAATTATATTCTAAAATAGACGGATTAAGTACAGATAATGGTTCTTACGATGGGCTGGTTGAATCTATTAAGACAGTGATTCCTTATGCTACTGAGGACGCTATGTGGCTTTGCTCCAATCTTCTATCCGATTATTTGATTCGTCATGATTTCCATACCAGTGAGCAGGTATATTTTGCAAGAAAAACGAGTTTATCCTTAACCCAGTTGAACCTTGTTGGCGGTAGGAGTAATCCAGATGCCTTGGGAAGAATTAAGTATTTATCAAGAAATAAAAATACAACCTTTGGCGGTAATATTAATCAAGGAGTTTTCTATAAAGAAATCCTGGATCTATTTATAGCAAATAACCGGAGCATGGCTTTGCTGTCGAATGACAGTGAGTTTTTAAAGTACCTAAATACAGACGATGAGTCAAAGATTAAAAATTCCTTAGAATTATGGTCCTATATAACGGATGTCGCAGTAATTCCGGTAGGAGGTGGTAGTGAGTATAAAATCTATATTAAGGAAAAGATTGACGAATTCCTGCATGTTAAGGAACTTTATGAGGCCGGACTGGATTTTAATAAGTGGAATGATTCAAGTACATCAAAATTTACAACCAATGGATATACGATTACAGCAGCTGATTGTTTTAATTTGCGATATCTGGATTTATTGATGACCCTGAATATAATATCGAATAACAAAACCTATTGGACAGATGGGATAAAAAGTTTCATGACCGATAATAATGGAAGCTCAAATATTTCCATAACACAGGGAATAATAGGAAGATTAAAAAGTGTAAGTACCGAAGGAGGCAATGTTAACCCGGCAACTGTTTTTATGTCTTGTAATGACTTGACACAGGACGCGTACCGAGTACAGAAAAACTATAATTTATCCGATTTGATTTCATCAAAAACTGTTTTTGAAAGTGTAAACAAAACGGATTATAACAATCGGTTGAAAGCAGCAGTAAGCTTGTCGGAATCAAAGACATTTTATAATGATTCGATTTATTCCTCTAATATTATAAGCAGAGTTATAGCCGAAAGAGTAAAATCCGATGACAATAATACACTGAGATGGGGGAGCTCAAATAATCCGTTGAATCTGAGTGGTTTCTTGAAGTTTAACTTTAAAGATGATACCTGGGATGGTACCAATTGGGTGCTGGAACCTCCTATAACCACTCTTGCTATAAACTATGAGGCAAATCTGACATATAACTCAAAAGACCTGGATAAAATTAATAAAAAAACCAAAAAAGAGTATAGAAAGGATAATAGTATAATTGATTTAGTAAAATATTATGTCGATAGAAGGGCGAGGCAACAACAAACCGTTATTACAGATGATGATGTTAACTTACAGGTAACATTAAAGGCGCTTACATCTCAGGGGAATAGTCCGGGGCAGGAGAATGCCATTGATGAGTGGGCTACATTTATAAAAAAGAATAATATTACGCAATTCAGATTACTGATCAAATTAAACAGAAGCTTTAATGGTACAGCCTTTACCAGTATACCAATGGAAGGCAGGGATTTTAAACAAAAATATACCAACAATGTTGAATGGTGTACTTCTACAGATTGGGAAATAGTTACTGCAGAAAAATTTTTGGATTTGTTACGTGGGAAAACTCCACTTGGCCAATGGTCTGATGATACGATCAGTAAATTAAAATTATCTGATAAAGAAGAGAAGGATATTATTTATTCAGCAAAAGTCTATATCCAATACAAAGCAACTGACCAAAAATGGTATTACACTACCGGGAAAGCGGATGAAACTGCAGAGAAGGATCTCAGTGAAGGGGAGGATAGAATCTCGGATGCGCGGTTAACCAATAAAGTTGAAATAAAATATACCTGGAGCAAGCTACCGATATCCTTATACTACCCAACCAGCAGCTGGCATTCAGAGGAGCCGGCATTGGCTTATGCAGAATTAAAAGAAGGCTCCATTTACAATGAAACCTTTGAAGCAATGGCAGGTGTTCCGTCTACCAGAACACTATACTTTTCCTCCGGCGGTAACGAGTTTATGGTAGATTTAAGGGTGGATTACGAACCAGATAGAACGGCAATAAGAGAATACATCAGCCATTATAATGGAACAGAGTGTGAATACAAAGAAAATGACCAATTAAAAGGAGGGACCGGGACTTATACCAAAACAGAAACGTTTGTGGGGGATAGCTCTGGTAGAACCGTCAGCAAGAGTGTTGTTGCAGAATCCTCTAAAATAGTTGAGCCTGCCGGAAGCAAAACGAAGAATATAAGTGTCAACAATCATACAAGCAATACAGAGCTATGGGCGGAGTGGAAAGGAAACATTGTAAATAGTACCAAAGAACCTGCAGATAACGGTAAATTCGATCCAGGTAAACCAGGAAATCCCTGCGCAGGCCTTGGTTTTGATCCGGGATCCTTAAGAACCAAAGCCGAACCCAGTACCAGCTGGGAGGTTGATACCTATAATCAGAATCTGGAGCAGGCTATTAGCTGGGCAAAAGCAATGGAAGCAACCAACAGCACTTACACGGTGCAAAAGATTGCGGACAGTGATGGACACACCAGACAATATCAGGTTGGAAACGCGGTAATAACCGTTACCCTGAATGGAGGAGCTAACAGTTATACGAATACTACCCAAAGAAGTTATAGCGGAGGAAATTATACCTCTTCCAGTGCTACAGGTGCTTCCTTAACCAGTTCTGATAAAGGAAGGTTGGGCAATGGTTGGGGGTGGAATGCCGGTAAATTAGGTGTTGGAAGCGGTTACTCTGATTGTGGTCATGGACACGATGCATCTGGATGGCACGTAGAACCGAAAGAGGCTGTTCCGCCGGATGAGAACGGTAATGGTGGCAGCCCGGCTGTTCCGGGAGTTAAACATTCGCATAACTGCGGAAACTATACTCCGGGCCAGGATATAACCCAAGGAGCCTCTGGTACGATAGAGTATACGATAAAGGTTACCTTCCAAAATGGTACTTTAAAAGCTGAGAATTATGACGGTAACAGCTCGGATGTAACAGCTTCCATTCAAACAGGTTTAACAGGAATTCCCGCTCATGCACTTTGTGGCCCCTGCTGTATCCATGACCTGCCGGCCATTGAAGATGTATGGTATCAGGAAGTGGCTTATGACACGATCCAGATTACAAAATGCAATGTTTATAAGGTGGAAAAGGGATATGTTACCGACATGTCAGAGATAACCTATGACAGTGATAAGAATCTGATAGCAAGCATCACTCAGGGGGATCCGAATATTTTTTATAACATAGCTGCAGACAATCAGCCGGTATTCCGGGATGAGAAAATAACCAATGCATCTAAGATAGGAAGGATAAGGTATTCACTGCAGGAAGCCCAAGGTGATAGGGTGTATTATGAAGAGATGTCAAAGGGGGCCGAGAAACGTACTAATAAATGTGACGGGTTAAGCAGGGTGCAAAGTCCGCAAAATCCGGCACCTCTGGCTAAAAAGGGACATGAACTGGGGTTTGCCAGCGGAATTCTATATAGTAACGGTATTACCTCGGGTTATGGGAATGCTCCTGGCATCTCTATCACAACAGAGGATTTTATCTCCGATAATAAAGCAACTTCTGCGACGCTTAAACAGGCATATATGAATAAACTGGATGCAAAAGATCTGCTTACGGATGAATGGAAACGTTTCTATACAAGGCGTACTCAGGAAGTAACGGCTACTGTTATATCTGATATGCTTCTTTTGCAGACCTCCAGCGGAGATCAAAGTCCTGTATATTATGAAGAAATAACGAAAGCAAAAGCACAGGAGGACTTTCCTTCTCTTCAGGCCTCCGGGGATGTGAAGAAAGCATCTACCCAGGACGAGATAGACAGAAAATGGATGAAGATGTGGGAGAATAATAAATTCACCTTTGCTGATACCAGGCCTGATGGGATTAATATTGGATCTTATAATGGAAAATATAATGTAACAGCAGCAAAATACCAGGGAACCGGAAAAAGAGAAAAAATAATTACCAGATTTGATAAGGATATGGCCATATTTTCTAGTCCGGCTGATGAGCTGGGACTAGCAACAGTAAGGAGCAGCCAATCTTTTAGTAAACCTGTTTATGGAGCAGCCAATATATCTTCCCCGGGTAAATCCCAGGCTCGTATGGACAGAGTAACCGATTTGCGAATATATATAGATAAGATCAAACAGAATCCTATCAATGAAAATGCTCAATATGAAACAGGTGAATCCTTTGTATTCTACCGTCCTGTCTTAAAATATAAGCTGACCGGTGAAGAAGCAAAGCTGATTACAGGCGAAGAGGTAATAAAGGATGTATTTTCGGAAGCTGAAAATACCGTACTGAAAGAGGCTGGCTATCAGTACGGTCCGGGATTACTTTATAATTCGAAATACTCAGCTTATGATGACGGGCTTGAGTATAAGGTGAACAATATTATTGTTTTAGATGCGGTATCCACGCAAAATGCCATGATAGTGAAGTCGGAGGTGGAGGATCAACGTACGGAGGAAGGCATTGTAAAAGATGCTATGGATACCTTAAAAGCGCTGGAGAAATGCCCCGGAACTCCGGAGCTATGCGAATACCGTTATCTTAGCTGCAAGTATACGCTTGACACCACCAGTCTGTCCTTTACCTTTGAAGATAAAATTACAGGGAAAAGCAATACGGGAGAGAAGGACATATATAGTTCCTACGACGGACAAATGATTGCGAGCAGTATCAAAAATAAAGACGGAGCTTTTCCGGCCTATGAACTTCCAAACGGAATAGAATTAACTTTAAATGACAGTAGTTATAGTGGTTTTGGAACAGGCGGGTTTTTAAAAATAACAGGGAACGGAACAAGGTTACAACTGCCCTTCAATGATTGTAAGATTAGCAGAAATGGCAGTTCCAGGGTGCAAATCTCGGCAGATGTGTTTATTCCTGCAAGACCGGAAAATAATATGATGCTCTTTTCCATTGGCGGAGTTGGCTTATACCTTCCAAGAGGAGGAAGTTCACCTGCCTTTATTACGAGTAAAGAAAAGACCAGGGCTGGTACAGTGACAAACATTGTAGGCAGAAAAGTAAAAATCACGGTTACCTTCAGTCTTGGGTCCCTTTATGACTGTGAACTTGAAATAGATGGAGTCAAAGTTATAAGTCAGATTACCAGCGGAGTCACGGAAGAGCAGATTACGGAAGCCGCCATAACGGATGAGATGAGAGGCAGCAGTGTTAATATGGGCAGCTGGGATTTTGACAACTCCTTTCTTGCAAATTTTTATTTGGACAATGTTATCGTAAAAAGATGCGGAGGAATACTGGAGCATACAGCAAGCTGTTATATGACCTACAAAAAGGAAAGATCCTTTTATCAGGATACGTTTAATGGGATTACCTCCCTTAATAAAAGCATTGACTGGACAAGAAGCCAGGATGACGGTTATTCCTATGGTGTTATAACTTCCTTTTCCAAACATGTACACGATACTTCCTGTCTGACTCAGAGCAGTGAAGGTCTTCAAATTGCACTGGCTGAGGCAAGGGAAGGAAACTGGGACACATTAAAGAAGGAACTGGGAAATGAACTTTTTGAAAAGCTGGTTTCAAAGTTTAAAATTGATGTGTCAAGTGGTCGTACAGGCAATTTAAAAAGCGGAGATATCCTAAATTATTCTTATTCTGGTAATGTACAGACAGTAATCCTGCCAAAAGGAGTATACACCTTAGAAACCTATGGTGCAAAGGGGGGGAATGACAGTACTGCAGGTGGAAATGGAGGTTATGCCAAAGGCACACTGACACTTTTAAAAGCATCCAACTTATATCTTCAGGTAGGCGGTCAGGGTGCCAGTAGTGCATCCGGTTCTGGCGGCGGATATAATGGAGGTGGACATGCAGGTACAGTCGGGTCCTCCGGAGGGGGTGGAGGGGCTACCTCCATAGCAACCGTAAACGGAAGTTTAAGCTCCCTGCTAAAAAATAATGAAACGAGAAATAAAGTGCTTTTGGTTGCGGGAGGAGGCGGTGGTGCCGGTAATAACCATACCGTAACCACAAATACCCCGTCTACCATCTCTTACACTGGAAATACAAGTTATACGACCAGAAACGGAACCCTTGCAAAATCATTTATTGCAGCTGGAAACGGTACAGTTACATTTAGATCTACGGATTTCACGTCGGATCCTTACGGATTTATATATGTTTACGATTCCACGGGAGCTTTAAGAAGCAGTACTTCTGATGATGATAGCGGCGGCAGCCTGCACTTTGCCTGCAGTGCTACTGTATATCAGGGAGACAGAGTTGAATTTTATGCAGGAGCCTACCGTGCTTCCGGCTCCTGTAACTGGAAGATTGAGTATACAGTTTTTTCCTCCACAACTACATATTTTGTAGGTGCCGGAGGCTCCGGAGGTGGCTCTGTCGGAGGAAACGGCGGTGAAGTATATAATGCTCAGTATAATGGAATAGGAGGTTCTTCTGCTTCCTATTATGATCTTGGTCAGGGACAGTCACACACCGGAGACGGAGGAGGTGGTGGTGGAGGCTACTATGGAGGATTTGCTGCCGCTGCTGATGCAGGAGGCGGCGGAGGTTCGGGATACGTTTCCTCACAACTGACAGGAGGAGCACTAAATAATGGTATTAACAGCGGAAACGGCAGGATTGTTATTACTGTTCTGGAAGCAAACCGTTTTCCTGATGAAACAGAACTGTTTCAGTTTATAAAGTCTGAAATGCGCCTGATTCCTGATAGAGTAACAACGAATGGAGAGACAATAGTCAATCCCATTTGGGATTGCAGGTTGATTAATAATACCGAAAAAACATATACGGTGGAGACACTGCTTACATGTATGGAACCTCATCATTCAGGGGGGCACTATGATTATTCCAACGATATCTGCTGGAGTGCCTGCGAAAAAGATGCAAACCATAAAACCACCATTGAGGAAACAATTGATGCCAATGGGGTTAAAGTAGAGCAGGCAGCTTATATAACCCTGGACAATTTTTTTAAAGTCTATTTCCCCAATACAGGTGATTTTTACGGTAATGGGGCCTATGGTATACCAGAGCCTGTAATCAGTAGAGGCAGGGGATACAGCCAGGATATGGATACTACAGAATGGACAAGGGAAAAGTATGTAAAATTCGACTATGATGTTTTATATGAGAGGAATGGAGTTTGGGAAAATCACACAGCAGGTGAGTGGATTTCTTTGGAAATCGTAGATAAGACAACCACAAGGAAATATGCATTAAGCGATGGTACAACACTCAATTTGCAGGGAATGACTTATCTTTTTGATATGACCAGAAATTTATTGAATTATAATGGAGGAAGTACAACCTTATTGGAAGGCGGGACCCTGGCAATAATAGATGGTAAGATATTTGAATTAAATAACGATGGTACGGTTAATGTTAGTGCTCCCAAAACAGAGTATAATTTTTATTGTCTGCTTGCTAATGATGAGGTATCCTGCGCGGAAGTTCAGTATGCAGTAGAAGGAATTAATTATAACAGGCAGAGTAGTAAGGAGATGCCTTATGCGAGTGATGGTAGATATCAAAATGAATTCAGTGTTTATAATTACGGTAATTTATATGCTACCAATAAACAGAGGTTTTCTAATTTCACAGCGAAGCATACTGCCGCCAAACTGGCCTACCTTGATATTGTCGGACGTATTGGTAATTTTATTATTGAAGATACGGATGATATGCGTTTTAGTAATTTCTTTAAAAAACCAATTGCAGAGAATCGAAGTGATTGGTTTATAGAAGGAATAATCTCAAGCGTAGACAGTTCTACAACGGAAAATTATTTATCCTGGCACAGAAACTCTGCCGGGTATCCACTGGCTGCGGACGTACGTGGTGAACAGGTTAATGAAGCAAATGGATATTATAATACCTGGGGAACACAAGGATGGACGGTGAAAGCCAATAGTCAAAGTATGGGAGTTTCTGCAGATAAGAATACAAAAGCAGCCTTACAGGATCAACAGCTTAAGCTTGGTTACAATGTAATGTTTGATATTACGACTTTGGGAAATTACAACCAATATTTGCAGGTTATTCCATATTTTTATGCACTTAACACCAGCACCAATGAAATGATACCTGTGGATGTATATATCAGTGATGATGGTGTTACAAGACCAATTAATTATTTCGGTCTCTATTCTGAATATATGGATGATAATGGGAATTATCAAAAAGGTTATGAAGAATTATCAAAAAATCTATACCGCTATAATATGTATTTAAACTGGACAAATGAAGCGGCCAGAAGGAATTATACCTCAGGGGGTATGGAATCTCAGGTTACTGACCAGGTAAGGGATTATTTCGCAGAGGAGATATATGGTGCCGATGGAGAAATTACAGGTTATAAATATCTGACCGTACCTTATGGTAACTATTTTAATCTGGGAACCATACAATGCCTTCAGCCGGGACGAAGAGCCAGAACTTTCGTAGGAAACAGTATTGTAACAGCAATACGGCAGCAGGCTGCCAGACTGGGGATTACTGTTAACGGTATTAATGGAGGAATGGAAACCAATCTAAACAGAGCTTATCGCAATGAAATGTTCTATCGCCAGGCACAAAGATGGCACCTGACCTTGGGACTTCCGTCCTCTGCTGTATTTACGGCTTATAGGGAGAAGGGAGTACATATAACACCCGAAGATGAATGGTATGAGACTTCTTATATTCAGGAAGGCAAGACAAAGACGAAACAGTTTTCTAAAGTATTCCTCCTATCAAAGACAGGAAATAAAGAGTCTGCAATCGGAAATACATTTTGGCTTGAGGGCATTGAATATACCATAACCGGTAAATACAGTGCCGGAAAGGAGTTCAATGGTAATAATGATTATGTAATTATAATGACTGCGGACATTAAAGGAATCGGAGAAGTGTGGAATCTAAAATATGAAACCGGTGATGACAACGGAAATATTACCATTAGAGGGAGCAAATATCATTTTGACAGCAGTATTCCAACCTTTATTGCAGCATACGATACTGTATCCTCTTTAGTGGATATATCTACAGAACATACCCATTAA